Within Sandaracinaceae bacterium, the genomic segment GTCGCGTTCGCTTGGTGTACACGCCACTGCTGGCCGCACAGACGAAGCTAGCGTTCCAAGAATTGCTGCTGACCGTGCTCCCTGAGTACATCAAGACGGCCCATGCGATTGAGGTGCTGGCGGACGAGCACGGGCTCAGCCTCCAGGTGGGCGACACGCACGCCAGCGGCTTCCGTGTCCACATCGAGGCCATTGGCGGGGCCTCGTTGCTCGAGGAGCTGGAGTTCGCGCAGGAGACCATCGACGACTCCCTCGAGCTCGCGCGGGGGTTCGCTCCCCTCGAAGACCAACACGCTGCGGTGGACAGCAGCTTGGCCCAGCGACACCAGATGAGCGTCCTCATTCACGGCATCTGTTGCGAGTGCCTCGAGCCTAGCGTCGCCACTCTCGCCACTCCGCAGGCGCTTCAGGCAGCTTCAGACCTCGCCGCGAAGGCCGCGTTCGAGGCCTACTATGCCGCCCGGGAAGCGGAGCACCTCCGCTTCGGCGATCCGTCCACTCGCGGAAGCGAGGCCGCGCTCGTGCACGACGCGGCCGACGAACTCGATGAGATTGCGCTCGAAGGGGAGCCCGCACTCCGTTGGCTGAGAGATCCAACCGCGTACTCAAGCTGACGCGGCGCGTGATGCTGCAGCTGACGCAGCTGCAGAAGGAAAACCGTCCGGACTGGCTGCGGGTGTCACGCGAGGTCGAACTCCTGCGCGTAGCCATCGCGCTCCCGTGGCCGCTGGACCGGGGGACGAGCCGCCTGTCGGCGGGTATTACGAACGGACCGCTCGGAACGACCTGGGCCATTCGCTACATGGCCTCGGACGAATTCCTCGTGGTGCGCTCGATTGGCAGGCTTGGGACTCCTCCGGTGGGTGGGGGGACACGGAGTCCCGCGACGCGCGCCGCCTAGACCCTCGAGCGTGGAAACCGCGCGGGCCTCACACGGTCTTCAGGAAGTCCGGCAGGTGCTCCTTCATCTCGGCCACGGCGGTGGCCAGCGCCTCTTCGCTCATGCCGCGGGTGAGGGTCCAGCTGGCGAGGCCTCCCTCGCCCACGCGCAGCTGGGCGCGGCGGTCCACGTGCACCACCAGGCTGGGCACGTTGGCCAGGTCCATGACCTCTAGGATCTCCGCGGGGTCGAGCGCGGCCACGTCGCCGAAGCCCAGCTGCAGCCGCCGGCGAACCGCGGCGAACGAGACGGCGGTGCGGGCCTCGGCCAGCGCGCGGATGGCGCGGTCGAGGGCGTGGGTGGCGGCCTCGGCGGTGTCGTCGCCCTCGGTGAACAGCGCGGCGCCCAGCTTCTGGGCTTGGCGCACGCTCTCGGCGGAGCGCGCCAGGCACGCGTCGAAGTCGTGGACGTCGGGGCGCGGGTCGAGGGGGTCACGCATTGCGCGAGGCTAGCATCCCCTCTTCGTTGTCGTTGTCGTTGTCGTTGTCGTTGTCGTTGTCGTTGACGGCGACGGCGACGGCGACGGCGACGGCGACGGACACCCGCGTCGCCAACGAGACGACCTTGGTCACCATGGAGACCGAGAGCGCCGAGACGCCAACATCGAGCTTGGCCGCACACGGTGGATCTCCAAAGGGAGCGCCGTCGCCGTCGCCGTCGCCGTCGCCGTCGCCGTCGCCGTCTAACGACTCATCACAAGGTCGGCCCATGGTCACCGGAGCCGGCCCAAGGACCCTGGCCGACTCTCGCTGGTCCGGAAGCGGCTTGTATCAAGGCACTTGGGCGCCCCGGCTTGAAAGCCGGGGCAGCGGGACCTTCGCCTGGCTTCGGGGACAAGTCCTCCCTCCAAGGGAGGACTCAGCCTCGGAAGCGGGTAAAGTGTTGAGCCTCGAGATCATCCGCTGGGCGAGATCCGAGCTGCTTACTCATCGATTAGTCGTTCTAAGGCGGGTGGGTTTGGCAAGTCACGACCAACCATGAGGCCTTCGAGGCCTCGACGGGCCCCAAACCCTCCACAGCCAGCCACCTCGAGGCTCCTCTAGTCCACCCAAGCTGGAGTCCTCCCTCGGAGGGAGGACTTGTCCCCGGAGCGAGGCCCAGGACCCGCTGCCCCGGCTTTTCAAGCCGGGGCGCCAAAAGTGCCTTGAAATAAGGCCCAGAACGGAACCTGCAGAATCCACTCGGCCTCGGACTGCCCCGACGAACTTGTGATGAGTCGATAGCCGTCGCCGTCGCCGTCAACGCCCACGCTCACGTGGACACAGCGCCCTCTGCGCCGCCCGGGTTGCGGATGACCAGCGCCGTCAGGGCTTCACCACTTGTTCTCGGCCTGCTCCGCCCACCCCACCAGCCCATCCACCGAGTGCCGCACCCCCGCGCTGTCACTCATCCACCCGCGCCACGTCCCGAACGCCTGGTGCACCTCCGACCCGAGCAGCCCCAGGTTCATCCCGGCGTGCCGCACGTGGAACGGCGTGAGCGTCACGTCCAAGCGCTCGCCCTGCATGCTCCACGGCCGGTCCCACGCGCGGGTGTCGTAGCGCCACGCCACCTCGTCGGGCAGGTAGCTCATCACGCCGTCCACGAAGAGCGCGTTCTCGGTGGCCCCCGTGCCCTCGGTCCACTTGGCGCCCAGCTGGAGCCCGATGCGCTTGCCGGCCACCACGCCGCTGCCCGCGGCCCAGTTCCACACGATGTGGTGGGGCCAGATGCCGCGGCCTCGGTCGAGCACGGCCCAGGACTCGCCGGCGGGGATGGCGTGCGTGACCCCGTCCACGCGCAGCACGCCTGAAACAGGGCGCGCGGGGGCCTTCACGGTGTACTGGAACTGCCGCTCGCTCCACGGCACCACCACGCCCAGCATGTCGCCGGCCGCGTCCACGAAGGCCTCCACCTCCACGCCGCCGATGCGCGCGGAGAGCTGCGTGCCGGCCGCGTCCTCGCGGAAGTCCACGCGCACCCCCGGTGCCCTGCCCCACGCGTGCAGCGGCGGCAGCGTGTCCGGCAGCACGGCGCCCAGGCCCAGGGGCGCGATCATGGGCTGCGAGCGCTCCACGCCCGTGCGCCGGTCCAGCACGAAGCACTCGTGCAGCGCCAGGTAGTCCAGGCTCGAGAGCGTGAGCCCGATGACGTGCGTGGGCGTGATCAGGCCCCAGTACTCCCAGCGCTTCGTCCGCCCCCAGCCACGCAGGTTGGGACGATGCAGCGGGCGCCGTGTGTGCCCGCGCGCAGCCGGGTCGAGGGCGCCGTTGGGCAGGCAGAGGTCGACGGGCTGCGTGAGCTCGGGGTTGGTGCGCGTGGCCATCCCCCCGAGCCTGCGCTCCGTCAGTTCAGCTCGTCCACCCAAACGCACTCGCGCGGCGCCGGCCGGGGTGCGCGCAGCTTGGGCGGGATGCCCACCAGCGCACGAGCCAGGCGCTCGGCCTCGATGTCCGAGTCGTGGATGAACTGGATGGCCATGCCGGCCTTCTTCTCTTCGTTGGCGCGGCGGTGGATCTCCACACGGCACACGCGGCCGAAGAAGAACAGCGGCGCGCGGCCAGCGGGGTCACGCGCCGGCGGCGTGAGCTGCACCACCACCTCTTCGCCCACGTGCAGCGGGTAGTCGCACGTGAGCCACATGCCCTGCGAGCTCAGGTCGGAGACGTGGTGCTCGATGGGCACGTCCCACATGTCGGAGACGAGCTCGCACGCCATGTCGACGTGGCGGCGGATTTCGGAGCGGGCGGAGAGAACTTCGACGGTCTGGATCACGGCTGCACCTCGTGGCTGGGGTCACGGGCAGCATACGACCTTATCCTACATACACACACTTTTCGGCACAGAGGCCTACTGGAGCACGTTGAGGTGGACCTTCCGCGCGGGATCCAGCTCGTAGCGCTGCCCCGTCCAGATGCCGGGCGTGGCAAACGCTTCCTCTTTGCCGATGTCGTAGACCCAGATGCCCTCGCGGCCTCGATAGGTGGCGCTGCCCGCGCAGCACAGGTCGACCGCCACACCGGGCTCGCGCACGTGGTACAGGTCGTGGATGTGGCCGTGGCAGAGGGCGCCACGCTCCACCACCTTCACGCGCTCCAGCAGGTCGTCGGCGTTGATGAGCCCGTGGCGCAGCGAGTCGGGACCGCCGTGGGCCAAGCGCGCCGCATAGTGCGTGGCCAGCATGAGGAAGCGCCCGTTCAGCCGCGGGTGCTGGAGCGCCACCGACAGCGCCTCGAGCTGCTCGTCCGGAATGCGCCCGCTCGAGAAGCGGATGCTCGGGTTGGGGCGTGCGCTGTTGAACGTGATGATGGCCAGGTGCTCCCCGAAGAACCGCACGCGCGGCCAGCCGTCCTCGCCCGCCACTTCCGGCAGGTCGCTGGTCATCAGGTCACCGAAGAGCTGGTCGAAGCGCCCGTCCTCGAGCGTGTCCGGCATGTACAGGTCGTGGTTGCCGGGCACGGTGACGAAGGCCTCCGACGCCTGCACCACGCTGTCCACCACCTGCCGCGCGAAGCGCAGCTCGGGCCAGGTGCCGAAGGCCGTGTAGTCCCCTGTGCAGAGCGAGATCTGCACGCCCTCGCGCGCGATGAACTCCGGCAACGCGCGCACCTTGAGCTCGGCCAGCTTGAAGCGCGGGCGCCGGTGCAGCGCCAGGTTCACGAAGCCCAGCATGCGCTTGTTCATGAACTCGCGCGCCGGCACCTGGCCGAAGCCGTTCTCGAGGTGCACGTCGCTGAAGTGCAGCACGCGGTAGGTGTCGCGCTCGGGCACGCTGGCAATCGGGCGATGCACGTCGGGCGGGGCTACGTCGGTCACGGCCACATCGCAGGCGCGCGCAGACCCTCGCCCTCGTCGAGGCCGAAGCGCACGTTGAACGCCTGGATGGCCTGGCCCGAGGCGCCCTTCACCAGGTTGTCGATGGCGCACATGGCGATGACGCGGCCGGCGCGCTTGTCCACCACGTAGGCCACGTGGGCGCGGTTGCTGCCGCGCACCCAGAGGGTGTCGGGGTGCACGCCCGGGTCGCGCACCACCACCGAGGGGCTGCCCTCGTACAGGCCGCGCGCCGCGTCGGTGCAGTCGGCTGCGGTGACGCCGCCCTTGGCCGTGGCGTAGCAGGTGGCCAGGATGCCGCGCGTCATGGGCAGCAGGTGCGGCACGAACGTGACCCGCAGGTCCACGCCGGCCACGCGCGCGAGCTCTTGCTCCATCTCCGACGTGTGCCGGTGGGCAGCTGCCTTGTAGGCGCGGAAGCCCTCGGCCGTCTCGGGCAGGTGCGTGCTGGGCAGCGCCGTGCGGCCCGCGCCGGACACGCCGCTCTTGGCATCCACGATGATGCCGTGCGGCTCCACCAGGCCCGCCTTCAGCAGCGGCGCGAGCGCCAGGTTGGCGCTGGTGGGGTAGCAGCCCGGCACGGCGATGAGGTCTGCGGTGCGCAGCGCCTCGTTTGTACACGGCGGGGTCGCTGAGCCGGAAGTCGGCCGAGAGGTCCAGCACCACCAGCCCGCGGTCGCGCAGCTCGGACACGATGCCGGCGCTGGCCCCGTGCGGCAGCGCGCAGAACGCCACGTCGGCGCGGCGCGCGGTCTCGTCGGCGTCATAGGACTCGATGAGCCCCGGGTAGATGCCCGCCAGGCTGGGGAGAACATCGGACACGGGCTGGCCGGCCTTGCTCTGCCCGGTGACCAGCGTGACCTGCACGCGCGGGTGCCCCAGCAGGAGACGCATGAGCTCTGCGCCCGTGTAGCCCGAGCCCCCGATGACCGCGACGCGAATGGGTTGGTCCAACTTCTTTTCTTCCATGAGAGACAGCCTCGAAGGGGCACGTTATAGCAGGCTGGACGACGATGGCCTGCCCCCCTCGAATGCCCGCGCTCGCGGTCCTGGTTCTGCTCACGCTGATGCCTGCGTGGGCGCGCGCCGAGGCGGTCTTCCGGACCGAGCCCTACCTGCTGGACCCGCAGCCCCACAGCGTGGTGCTGATGTTCGAGCTGGACGCGGCGCGCGCGGCCGAGGTCACGCTCACCGGGCCCGAGGGCGAGCGCGTGGTCCCGTCGCCCGCCGTGGCCCACCACCTGCTGCGGCTCGAGGGCCTCCTGCCGGACACCGAGTACGCCTACGCGGTGCGGGTGCTGGGCCCCGACCGGCGTGACCACCGCGGCACGTTCCGCACGCCGCGCACACACGACCGCACCGACGCGCGCATCTGCCTCTACGGCGACAGCCGCTCGGGGGAGCCCGAGCACCGGAAGGTGGTCGCGGCCCTGCGGCGCACGCTCGCCCAACACCCCGCCGAGGCGGTGGTCCACCTGGGAGACTTCGCCACCGAGGGCGGCGAGCTCGAGGAGTGGCTGGCGCCGTTCGAGAGCGTCGCGCCGCTGGCCCGCGAGGTGCCGCTGCTGTTCGTGCTGGGCAACCACGAGCTGCTGCCCGACGACACCGGGCGCCCGCACTACCAGCGCTTCTTCGGGCGCGCCTTCGGCGAGCAGGCCTACTACGTGCGCCGCTTCGGGCCGCTGCACCTGGTGGTGCTGGACACCAACACCGACTGGCCCGACGACGAGGCGCAGCTGACCTGGGCGCGCGAGCAGCTGGCCTCGCTGCGGGCCGCACACCCGGACGACTTCATCTTGCTGCTGGCGCACCACCCCATGTTCAGCGGGTCGCTGCACGAAGACCACATGCCGCTGCGCGAGGCGCTCGAGGCCGCGGCGCGCGAGCACGCGGACCTGGTGTTCGGCGGCCACGACCACACCTACGAGCGCGGCACGGTGGACGGCCTGCACTACATCGTGAGCGGCGGGGGCGGCTCGCCGCTCTACGAGATCAACCACCGGCGCGCGGGCCAGCTGGCCTATGTCCCCGAGTACCACTTCCTGTGCTTGGACGCGAACGCTGGGCAGCTGACCCTGCAGGTGACGCGCATGGACGGAAGCCCGCTCGAGCAGTGCACGCTGCGGCGCGGCCAGCCCTTCGTGTGCGCCGACGGAACCCCGCGCGGCGTGATCGGCGGCGAGGCCCCCTGGCGCTTCTGGATGACCAGCCGCTTCTTGTGGCGGCGGCTCGGACCCGCTCTGGCGCTGCTGGCGCTGCTCATCGTGGTGGCGCGCAACGCGCTCGCGCGGCGGCGGGATAGGCGGGAGTAAGGCTCTCGAAGAGCGCGGCCGGCGGTGGTGCGATTCATCTTGCTGCAAGGCATCGTGGGCACCCCCGGCTCGAGCCTGATGATTCGACACATCTTGCTAGGGGCCCTATTCGCCTTGCAGCAAGGTTCCATGGGCACCCCCGGCTGGAAGCCGGGGGCAGCAGACCAGGCCTGGACCTGCCGAAAGTCCGCCCTGGGGCGGACTGCCTGATCGACAGCAGGGTGTGTTCTACCAAGGTTGGCCGGACGCAGTGTCTGGGTACCCTCAGTAGGGCAAACCCTGCTGGTAGCCACGTAGTCCGCCGCCGAAAGGCGGGGGACTTTATGCCCATCAGCCACCTGGTTTGCTGCCCCCGGCTTCCAGCCGGGGGTGCCCATTGTGCCTTGCAGCAAGGTGAATTGCCCCCCGGGCGAGATGAGACCGCACGCACGCTTGCGCGCATGCAAGTAAGCACTTACTCTCTTACGTATGGTCGAGCGCCGCAAGTCCGAGGATCGACAGGTCGAGCTGACCGACGCCGCGCTGCACATCATCGCGACCAAGGGCATCGCGGCCTTGAGCACGCGCAGCCTCGCGGCGCAGGTGGGGCTCTCGTCCGGTGCCATCTTCCGGCACTTTGCGTCGCTCGAAGCGCTGCTGGAAGCTGTGGTGGGGCGCGTGGAAGCGGTTCTCGAGTCCACGTACCCGCCGGCGACGCTCCCCCCTGTGGAGCGCCTCGAGCGCTTCATCGAGGCCCGAAGCACCGCCGTGGGCCATCAGCTCGGCATCCTGCGGCTCGTCCTGTCCGAGCAGTTTCTGCTCGCGCTTCCGGAGAGCAGCTCGGCGCGCCTGGCAGCGTGCGTGCAGAAGACGCGCGCGTTCGTGCTCACGTGCGTGCGCGATGGCCAGCGCGCTGGAGTGCTGCGCACCGACCTGCCCGCCGAGACGCTCGCACCCATCGTGATGGGCACCGTGCAGATGCTGGCGCTGGCTCCCTCGAAGGCTCGGCAGCGTGATGCCGAGGCACGCGCGGTGTTGGGCAGCCTGCTGGCGCTCCTTCGTTCGCCCGCTGTCGCTCCCAAGCCGAGCAGAAAGAGTTCCCCATGAACACCGCGGCTGCCTCCACCCTCTTCCGGCGAGCGCTCGGCATCCTGCGCCGCGGCCTGTGGCTCATCGTGCTGGTCGCGGTCGGGCTGCTGGTCGCGTGGTTCCGGGTGTGGTCGCCCGTCCGCGTGGAGGTCGTTCGCATCGACCGCGGCACCATCACGCAGGAAGCGTTCGGACGCGGGACCATCGAGAGCCAGCGCGAAGCCGCGGTGGGGTTCGACCTGGTGGGCCGGCTCAGCGAGGTGCTCGTGGATGAGGGCGCCCGCGTCACCCTCGGCCAGGAGCTCGCGCGCCTCGAGACGGACCAGGCCGAAGCGGACCTGCGATCCGCGCAGACCGGCATCGGTGCGGCGCGCGCTTCGCTGCATCGCATCGCGGCCGAGGAAGAGCGCGCACGGGCGCTGCTCGCCACGGCCGACCGCGAGGCCGCGCGCTCGCTGGCCCTCTTCGACCTGGGGCCGCGCCGGCTCAGCAGCTCGACGAGGCGCGCGACCGCCTGCGCGTGGCGCGCGCCGAGCTCGATCGCGTTCTGGCTCAGCGTTCCGAGGCGACCCGTGGCATCGACGTGGCCGCCGGCGGCGCCGAGCAACGCCGGGTGGCCATGGTGCGCGCCACGCTGCTGGCGCCCTTCGATGGGCTGGTGACACGCCGGCTGCGCGAACCGGGAGACACCGTGACCGTGGGCTCGACCGTGCTGCGCGTGGTGGACACCCACCGCGTGTACGTCAACGCCGCGGTGGACGAGACCATGCTGCCGCTGCTCGCCACGGATCAGCCCGCCGCGATCTTCTTCCCGGGCACGGAGGGGTCCGTGCCCGGCCGCGTGAGCCGAATCTCCTGGGAGGCCGACCGGCAGACCCACGAGCTGCTGGTGGAGGTCACGCCGGACCAGCTGGAGCGACGCATCGCCATCGGCCAGCGCGCCGACGTGCGGGTGGAAGTCGCGCGCCGCGAGGATGCCCTGCGACTTCCCATTCGGATGCTCCACCACGACGCCGAGGGTGCCTTCGTGTACGCGGACCGCGACGGCCGAATCGCGCTGGTCCGGCCGACGTTCGGCCTCACCGGGGAGGACCACGTCGAGGTGCTCGAGGGGCTCGCGGAGGGCGACGCCGTGCTGGCTGCGCCCAGTGTGGCCGCCACCCTCCCCGTCGGGCGGCGCTGGGTG encodes:
- a CDS encoding metallophosphoesterase, with the protein product MPAWARAEAVFRTEPYLLDPQPHSVVLMFELDAARAAEVTLTGPEGERVVPSPAVAHHLLRLEGLLPDTEYAYAVRVLGPDRRDHRGTFRTPRTHDRTDARICLYGDSRSGEPEHRKVVAALRRTLAQHPAEAVVHLGDFATEGGELEEWLAPFESVAPLAREVPLLFVLGNHELLPDDTGRPHYQRFFGRAFGEQAYYVRRFGPLHLVVLDTNTDWPDDEAQLTWAREQLASLRAAHPDDFILLLAHHPMFSGSLHEDHMPLREALEAAAREHADLVFGGHDHTYERGTVDGLHYIVSGGGGSPLYEINHRRAGQLAYVPEYHFLCLDANAGQLTLQVTRMDGSPLEQCTLRRGQPFVCADGTPRGVIGGEAPWRFWMTSRFLWRRLGPALALLALLIVVARNALARRRDRRE
- a CDS encoding PilZ domain-containing protein, which translates into the protein MIQTVEVLSARSEIRRHVDMACELVSDMWDVPIEHHVSDLSSQGMWLTCDYPLHVGEEVVVQLTPPARDPAGRAPLFFFGRVCRVEIHRRANEEKKAGMAIQFIHDSDIEAERLARALVGIPPKLRAPRPAPRECVWVDELN
- a CDS encoding metallophosphoesterase, with product MTDVAPPDVHRPIASVPERDTYRVLHFSDVHLENGFGQVPAREFMNKRMLGFVNLALHRRPRFKLAELKVRALPEFIAREGVQISLCTGDYTAFGTWPELRFARQVVDSVVQASEAFVTVPGNHDLYMPDTLEDGRFDQLFGDLMTSDLPEVAGEDGWPRVRFFGEHLAIITFNSARPNPSIRFSSGRIPDEQLEALSVALQHPRLNGRFLMLATHYAARLAHGGPDSLRHGLINADDLLERVKVVERGALCHGHIHDLYHVREPGVAVDLCCAGSATYRGREGIWVYDIGKEEAFATPGIWTGQRYELDPARKVHLNVLQ
- a CDS encoding TetR/AcrR family transcriptional regulator; the encoded protein is MVERRKSEDRQVELTDAALHIIATKGIAALSTRSLAAQVGLSSGAIFRHFASLEALLEAVVGRVEAVLESTYPPATLPPVERLERFIEARSTAVGHQLGILRLVLSEQFLLALPESSSARLAACVQKTRAFVLTCVRDGQRAGVLRTDLPAETLAPIVMGTVQMLALAPSKARQRDAEARAVLGSLLALLRSPAVAPKPSRKSSP
- a CDS encoding efflux RND transporter periplasmic adaptor subunit: MARAELDRVLAQRSEATRGIDVAAGGAEQRRVAMVRATLLAPFDGLVTRRLREPGDTVTVGSTVLRVVDTHRVYVNAAVDETMLPLLATDQPAAIFFPGTEGSVPGRVSRISWEADRQTHELLVEVTPDQLERRIAIGQRADVRVEVARREDALRLPIRMLHHDAEGAFVYADRDGRIALVRPTFGLTGEDHVEVLEGLAEGDAVLAAPSVAATLPVGRRWVAP
- a CDS encoding DUF2804 domain-containing protein, with the translated sequence MATRTNPELTQPVDLCLPNGALDPAARGHTRRPLHRPNLRGWGRTKRWEYWGLITPTHVIGLTLSSLDYLALHECFVLDRRTGVERSQPMIAPLGLGAVLPDTLPPLHAWGRAPGVRVDFREDAAGTQLSARIGGVEVEAFVDAAGDMLGVVVPWSERQFQYTVKAPARPVSGVLRVDGVTHAIPAGESWAVLDRGRGIWPHHIVWNWAAGSGVVAGKRIGLQLGAKWTEGTGATENALFVDGVMSYLPDEVAWRYDTRAWDRPWSMQGERLDVTLTPFHVRHAGMNLGLLGSEVHQAFGTWRGWMSDSAGVRHSVDGLVGWAEQAENKW